One Thomasclavelia spiroformis DSM 1552 DNA window includes the following coding sequences:
- a CDS encoding LytR/AlgR family response regulator transcription factor, with protein MIKVAIVDDEQAICDKIKNILLKFDDIRTYTYNSLSLLDQEYDFILLDIEMPDYDGIEYSKKHLDQKIIFISSYDTRYKQAYGPNIYGYITKDNLETEIIENVSKMIKLIENDVMLSFKVNGQEISIKQNMIIYFMYLGDKNIALVYENSQMIVKNQTIKSIMENLNDDFIMIDRGVVINKNRIDRICNEGIYLKGVNCLFYVSRRKRKEVVRAFYEIK; from the coding sequence ATGATAAAGGTAGCTATAGTAGATGATGAACAAGCAATATGTGATAAAATAAAAAACATATTACTTAAATTTGATGACATAAGAACATATACATATAATTCATTAAGTTTATTAGATCAAGAATATGATTTTATTTTATTAGATATTGAAATGCCTGATTATGATGGAATAGAGTATTCAAAAAAACATTTAGATCAAAAAATTATCTTTATATCAAGCTATGATACTAGATATAAACAAGCATATGGGCCTAATATATATGGATATATCACCAAAGATAATTTAGAAACAGAAATAATAGAAAATGTATCTAAGATGATTAAATTAATAGAAAATGATGTTATGCTTAGTTTTAAAGTAAATGGTCAGGAAATATCAATAAAACAAAATATGATTATTTATTTTATGTATTTAGGTGATAAAAATATTGCATTAGTGTATGAAAATAGTCAGATGATAGTTAAAAATCAAACAATAAAGAGTATTATGGAAAACTTAAATGATGATTTTATTATGATTGATCGCGGTGTTGTAATTAATAAAAATAGAATTGACAGAATCTGTAATGAAGGAATATATCTAAAGGGTGTAAATTGTTTATTTTATGTAAGTCGAAGAAAAAGAAAAGAGGTAGTAAGAGCTTTTTATGAAATTAAATAG
- the proB gene encoding glutamate 5-kinase has product MRDLSKVKSLIIKIGSSSLCDDEGNINKEKILNLIWQIAQIKRKGIKITLVSSGAINAGVHIMNLTERPQTIPEKQALAAIGQASLMQIYEDLFSLFDLKCAQILLNHDDFDDRKRLMNFNHALQALIKYDAVPIINENDTLAVDEIKVGDNDTLASLIVPAVDADMVILVSDIDGLYDDNPHTNKDAKLICDVNGITSEIENMAKDASSKVGTGGMVTKIKAAKVCNDYGCAMAIVNGSKENVLVDLLNGQDVGTYFNGDVGRKLSAREHWIMYRSMPKGKIIVDTGAKNALVNNHSSLLPKGIIDVTGNFLISQIVDIVDEEDNLLARGMVNYSSDEIKLIKGLNTSEIESILNYKDYDEIVHANNLVLVEGVKNND; this is encoded by the coding sequence ATCATCGCTATGTGATGATGAAGGCAATATCAATAAGGAAAAGATATTAAATTTGATTTGGCAGATTGCTCAAATAAAGCGTAAAGGAATTAAAATTACGTTAGTCAGTAGTGGAGCAATTAATGCAGGGGTTCATATTATGAATCTTACTGAACGTCCCCAAACAATTCCTGAAAAACAAGCATTAGCAGCAATTGGTCAAGCTTCATTAATGCAAATATATGAAGATTTATTTAGTTTATTTGATTTAAAATGTGCACAAATTTTATTAAATCATGATGATTTTGATGACCGTAAGCGTTTAATGAATTTTAACCATGCACTACAAGCATTAATTAAATATGATGCAGTACCAATTATTAATGAAAATGATACTTTAGCGGTTGATGAAATAAAAGTTGGTGATAATGATACTTTAGCATCATTGATTGTTCCAGCTGTAGATGCTGATATGGTTATTTTAGTTAGTGATATTGATGGTTTATATGATGATAATCCACATACTAACAAAGATGCTAAATTGATTTGTGATGTTAATGGTATTACTAGTGAAATTGAAAATATGGCTAAAGATGCTTCTAGTAAAGTAGGTACCGGAGGAATGGTTACAAAGATCAAAGCTGCAAAAGTGTGCAACGATTATGGTTGTGCAATGGCAATTGTTAATGGTAGTAAAGAAAATGTTTTGGTTGATTTATTGAATGGACAAGACGTTGGTACATATTTTAATGGTGATGTAGGTAGAAAGTTAAGTGCTCGAGAGCATTGGATCATGTATCGTAGTATGCCTAAAGGTAAAATTATTGTTGACACTGGAGCGAAAAATGCACTTGTAAATAATCATAGCAGTTTATTACCTAAAGGAATTATTGATGTTACGGGAAATTTTTTAATTTCTCAAATTGTTGATATTGTTGATGAAGAAGATAATTTACTAGCGCGAGGAATGGTTAATTATTCAAGTGATGAAATTAAATTGATTAAAGGGTTAAATACTAGTGAAATTGAAAGTATATTAAATTATAAAGATTATGATGAAATCGTTCATGCGAACAATTTGGTTTTAGTAGAAGGGGTGAAAAATAATGATTGA
- a CDS encoding MarR family winged helix-turn-helix transcriptional regulator — MSDVKYDDVKKLIENFQDLHKNMHYLLNEKTKQFDLSASQIRLLMIVKKHQNINQNALAKKLNVTKATLSVRLQRLEKMGYLTKKQDIHDKRNYILNITDMGDTFINEGMEILQEKILNLFKGVSKEQISQLNDVINIIKLNIEEYKGERQC; from the coding sequence ATGTCGGATGTTAAATATGATGATGTAAAAAAGTTAATTGAAAATTTTCAAGATTTGCATAAAAATATGCATTATTTATTAAACGAAAAAACTAAACAATTTGATCTTTCTGCTAGTCAGATTAGATTATTGATGATTGTAAAAAAACATCAAAATATTAATCAAAATGCGTTAGCTAAAAAACTCAATGTAACTAAAGCAACTTTATCAGTTAGGTTACAGCGTCTTGAAAAAATGGGATATCTTACTAAAAAGCAAGACATTCATGATAAACGAAATTATATCTTAAATATTACTGATATGGGTGATACCTTTATTAATGAAGGAATGGAAATATTACAAGAAAAAATACTTAATTTGTTTAAAGGTGTTAGTAAAGAACAAATTAGTCAATTAAATGATGTAATAAATATTATTAAATTGAATATTGAAGAATATAAAGGAGAAAGACAATGCTGA
- a CDS encoding glutamate-5-semialdehyde dehydrogenase: MIEDQLKLAKLACRQMQKVDKYTKMNALDAISKGLLENIEYILAENAKDINNAKANGISSAMIDRLLLTKQRIEAMAKDVEKVADLKDCIGEVVREIKRPNGLDIKQIRIPIGVVATIYESRPNVTVDIASICIKTNNVCVLKGGKEAIHSNIALINVINMAIRDILPDNVVTLIENTDRSIVSEIIRSNNYVDVVIPRGGAGLIQYVVNNATVPVIETGAGICHLYIDKEANLDMAVEIAINAKISRPSVCNAIETILVHQDIATEFLMKIKEPFKNIKIYGDIETLKYLDGQLALEQNYATEYDDYICNFKVVKDIDEAIEHIYSYSTKHSESIITNNDTTAKYFMDSLDSACVYHNASTRFSDGGEFGFGAEVGISTQKLHARGPIGLQEMTSTKYLIYGKGQIR; the protein is encoded by the coding sequence ATGATTGAAGATCAATTAAAACTAGCAAAATTAGCTTGTCGTCAAATGCAAAAAGTTGATAAATATACAAAAATGAATGCTTTAGATGCAATTAGTAAAGGATTACTTGAAAATATCGAATATATTTTAGCTGAAAATGCTAAAGATATTAATAATGCGAAAGCAAATGGTATATCATCAGCGATGATTGATCGTTTATTACTGACAAAACAGCGAATTGAAGCAATGGCTAAAGATGTTGAAAAAGTTGCTGATTTAAAAGATTGTATTGGTGAAGTCGTTCGAGAGATAAAACGACCAAATGGATTGGATATTAAACAAATTAGAATTCCTATTGGAGTTGTTGCAACAATTTATGAATCAAGACCAAATGTTACAGTAGATATTGCTTCAATTTGTATAAAAACGAACAATGTTTGTGTTTTAAAAGGTGGAAAAGAAGCGATTCATTCTAATATTGCTTTAATAAATGTAATTAATATGGCAATTAGAGATATTTTACCAGATAATGTTGTTACATTAATTGAAAATACTGATCGTTCTATTGTAAGTGAGATTATTAGGTCAAATAACTATGTTGATGTAGTTATTCCTAGAGGTGGAGCTGGATTGATTCAATATGTTGTTAATAATGCAACAGTACCAGTAATTGAAACAGGTGCCGGAATATGTCATTTATATATTGATAAAGAAGCTAATCTTGATATGGCAGTAGAAATTGCAATCAATGCAAAAATTTCACGACCATCAGTATGTAATGCTATTGAAACAATTTTAGTTCATCAAGATATTGCAACTGAATTTTTAATGAAAATAAAGGAACCATTTAAAAATATAAAAATATATGGGGACATTGAAACATTAAAATATTTAGATGGGCAATTAGCATTAGAACAAAATTATGCTACAGAATATGACGATTATATTTGTAATTTTAAAGTAGTTAAAGATATTGATGAAGCAATTGAACATATTTATAGTTACTCAACTAAACATTCAGAAAGTATCATTACTAATAATGATACTACAGCCAAGTATTTTATGGATTCTTTAGATTCAGCATGTGTTTATCATAATGCTTCAACACGCTTTAGCGATGGGGGAGAATTTGGCTTTGGAGCTGAAGTAGGAATAAGTACTCAAAAATTACATGCTCGAGGACCAATTGGCTTGCAAGAAATGACATCAACTAAGTATTTGATTTATGGTAAAGGACAAATTAGATAA
- a CDS encoding ABC transporter ATP-binding protein has product MSNNQRRNGPKFNPGMHGMRGGGEKAKDFKGTIAKLFRYLKPYYFKLVIVIIFAAASTVFSIVGPKILAKATDKLSEGIMAKVSGTGGIDFEYIGYIIWILVGLYLVSALFSYIQGFITSTISQRVAYDLRTSISKKMDRMPLSYFDRHTSGDILSRVTNDIDTIAQSLNQSMSQVITSSVTVVGIFIMMLSISPQMTIIAVCVLPVSMLLISIVMKRSQKYFAKQQQALGDVNGHIEEMYGGHNVVKAFNGEEASVKQFDEYNDSLYESAWKSQFFSGLMQPITNFVGNVGYVAVCLLGGVLAGGGNISIGDIQAFIQYVRQFNQPISQLAQTMNMLQSTAAAAERVFEFLDEEELEKETPKITKDELEKIKGSVTFADVNFGYLEDQTIINDFSLHVHSGQTVAIVGPTGAGKTTIVKLLMRFYELNGGTIFIDGKDIRDFARKDLRSLFGMVLQDTWLFNGTIKENLMYSKLDASDQEVQEACKVAYVDHFVQTLEDGYDTVINEESSNISQGQKQLLTIARAFLKDPKILILDEATSSVDTRTEVLIQKGMERLMEGRTSFVIAHRLSTIRDADTIIVMKDGDIVELGNHESLLEKDGFYASLYRSQFEGLDN; this is encoded by the coding sequence ATGAGTAATAATCAAAGAAGAAACGGCCCTAAATTCAACCCTGGCATGCATGGTATGCGTGGTGGCGGTGAAAAAGCTAAGGATTTTAAAGGAACGATTGCTAAGTTATTCAGATATTTAAAACCTTATTATTTTAAATTAGTTATAGTAATTATTTTTGCAGCTGCTTCAACAGTATTTTCAATTGTTGGACCAAAGATTTTAGCTAAAGCAACTGATAAGTTGAGTGAAGGAATTATGGCTAAAGTCAGTGGTACTGGTGGTATTGATTTTGAATATATTGGATATATAATTTGGATTTTAGTAGGATTATATTTAGTGAGTGCTTTATTTAGTTATATTCAAGGATTTATTACTTCTACTATCTCACAACGCGTAGCTTATGATTTAAGAACATCAATTTCTAAAAAAATGGATCGTATGCCACTCAGTTATTTTGATCGACATACTAGTGGGGATATATTGAGTAGGGTAACTAATGATATTGATACAATTGCTCAATCATTGAATCAAAGTATGTCACAGGTAATTACTTCGAGTGTTACGGTGGTAGGAATTTTTATCATGATGTTAAGTATTTCGCCACAAATGACAATTATTGCAGTGTGTGTCTTACCTGTTTCAATGTTATTAATTAGCATTGTAATGAAACGTTCACAAAAATATTTTGCTAAACAGCAACAAGCATTAGGTGATGTCAATGGCCATATTGAAGAAATGTATGGTGGACATAACGTTGTTAAAGCATTTAATGGTGAAGAAGCTTCAGTAAAACAGTTTGATGAATATAATGATAGTTTATATGAAAGTGCCTGGAAATCGCAATTTTTCTCTGGCTTAATGCAGCCAATTACTAATTTTGTTGGTAATGTTGGTTATGTTGCCGTTTGTTTGTTAGGTGGTGTCTTAGCCGGTGGTGGAAATATTTCGATTGGTGATATTCAAGCATTTATCCAATATGTAAGACAATTTAATCAACCAATTAGTCAATTAGCTCAAACAATGAATATGTTACAAAGTACAGCAGCAGCTGCAGAACGTGTTTTTGAGTTTTTAGATGAAGAAGAGTTAGAAAAAGAAACTCCTAAGATTACAAAAGACGAACTTGAAAAGATCAAAGGTTCTGTAACCTTTGCTGATGTTAATTTTGGTTATTTAGAAGATCAAACAATTATTAATGATTTTAGTTTGCATGTTCATTCTGGACAAACTGTTGCAATTGTAGGACCTACAGGAGCAGGCAAGACAACAATTGTTAAATTATTAATGAGATTTTATGAGTTAAATGGAGGAACTATCTTTATTGATGGTAAAGATATTCGAGATTTTGCTCGTAAAGATTTACGTTCATTATTTGGAATGGTTTTACAAGATACTTGGTTATTTAATGGTACGATTAAAGAAAATTTAATGTATAGTAAATTAGATGCCAGTGATCAAGAAGTTCAAGAAGCTTGTAAAGTGGCTTATGTTGATCACTTTGTTCAAACTTTAGAAGATGGTTATGATACAGTTATTAATGAAGAATCATCAAATATTTCACAAGGACAAAAACAGTTATTAACGATTGCAAGAGCATTTTTAAAGGATCCAAAAATTTTGATCCTTGATGAAGCTACTTCATCAGTAGACACAAGAACAGAAGTTTTGATTCAAAAAGGAATGGAAAGATTGATGGAAGGAAGAACAAGTTTTGTTATTGCTCATCGTTTATCAACAATTCGAGATGCTGATACAATTATTGTTATGAAAGATGGCGATATTGTTGAACTTGGTAATCATGAGTCATTACTTGAAAAAGATGGTTTCTATGCATCGTTATATCGTTCACAGTTTGAAGGACTTGATAACTAA
- a CDS encoding DUF1430 domain-containing protein yields MAKYQKRNEPVIYIKNNGKFYNYKLWQPYVLDNPILYIQRTFSFIDNEIQSMFFKTDDPKTLLEELKPYGIHQFITAQYRYDHYIMTFKEQLIDFGLIFIIYVILYLILIIQSILMFYNEHGKTIAVKYMLGKSKIKRYWELFSVSVLSYAVIFAASTKLDITRKDSIKFICTFAILELVIELLYISYYERKKMISLLKGEK; encoded by the coding sequence ATGGCTAAGTATCAAAAAAGAAATGAACCGGTAATATATATCAAGAATAACGGTAAATTTTATAATTATAAATTATGGCAGCCATATGTACTGGATAATCCAATTCTTTATATTCAAAGAACTTTTTCATTCATTGACAATGAAATTCAAAGCATGTTCTTTAAAACAGATGATCCTAAGACATTACTAGAGGAACTGAAACCATACGGTATTCATCAATTTATCACTGCACAATATCGATATGATCATTATATAATGACATTTAAAGAACAGCTGATTGACTTTGGTTTGATATTTATTATTTATGTAATTTTATATTTAATTTTAATCATTCAGTCAATCTTAATGTTTTATAATGAACATGGAAAGACGATTGCAGTTAAATACATGCTAGGAAAATCAAAGATAAAAAGATATTGGGAATTATTCAGTGTCAGTGTACTAAGTTATGCAGTAATCTTTGCAGCCAGTACAAAATTAGATATAACTAGAAAAGACAGTATTAAGTTTATTTGTACTTTTGCGATTTTAGAACTGGTAATTGAATTATTGTATATTAGTTATTATGAACGAAAGAAGATGATTTCACTGTTGAAGGGGGAAAAGTAA
- a CDS encoding C-GCAxxG-C-C family protein, translating into MNIEERVKKAYDLHHMGYNCAQAVLGAYVDLFDLEMDQAMTIAYGFGGGVGMTREICGTLTGGAMALGLKYGKGEADVKQKKFVNEKVSALCKEFEASHGSVICGELLGIRKTDKEVNRATCDDLIEEVVRLLEKYLID; encoded by the coding sequence ATGAATATTGAAGAAAGAGTAAAAAAAGCATATGATTTACATCATATGGGTTATAATTGTGCTCAAGCAGTATTAGGAGCTTATGTTGATTTATTTGATTTAGAAATGGATCAAGCAATGACGATTGCCTATGGCTTTGGAGGTGGAGTTGGAATGACTCGTGAGATTTGTGGTACTTTAACAGGTGGAGCTATGGCACTTGGTTTAAAATATGGTAAAGGTGAAGCAGATGTTAAACAAAAGAAATTTGTTAATGAAAAAGTCTCTGCTTTATGTAAAGAATTTGAAGCATCTCATGGTTCGGTTATTTGTGGAGAATTATTAGGAATTAGAAAAACTGATAAAGAAGTTAATCGTGCTACTTGTGATGATTTAATTGAAGAAGTTGTTAGATTATTAGAAAAATATTTGATTGATTAA
- a CDS encoding putative bacteriocin export ABC transporter encodes MTIVELENVSKSYGDKNVLNNLSFKIEEGTFNVIMGASGSGKSTILNIIGLLDKATSGDVILFGQKNIRPFSMKAEQMLKNKIGYLFQNFALIENETVANNLKLALENVRGNKKEKISAALKEVGLEGYENKKIFKCSGGEQQRAAIARLLLKPCELILADEPTGSLDIKNREIVVKLLKNMQEQGKTIIIVSHDSFFEAIADNVIDLNNDVSR; translated from the coding sequence ATGACTATTGTAGAATTAGAAAATGTCAGTAAAAGTTATGGAGATAAAAATGTTTTAAATAATTTAAGTTTTAAAATCGAAGAGGGAACATTTAATGTTATTATGGGAGCATCTGGTTCTGGGAAATCAACAATTTTAAATATCATCGGTTTACTAGATAAAGCAACAAGCGGTGATGTGATTTTGTTTGGACAAAAGAATATCCGACCGTTTTCAATGAAAGCAGAGCAGATGCTTAAAAATAAAATAGGATATTTATTTCAAAATTTTGCTCTGATTGAAAATGAAACAGTTGCAAATAATTTAAAACTAGCATTAGAAAATGTAAGAGGTAATAAAAAAGAGAAAATCAGTGCAGCATTAAAAGAAGTAGGTCTAGAAGGCTATGAAAATAAAAAAATATTTAAATGTTCAGGAGGAGAACAACAAAGAGCAGCAATTGCTAGACTATTATTAAAGCCATGTGAGTTAATTTTAGCTGATGAACCGACAGGATCACTGGATATAAAAAATAGGGAGATTGTAGTAAAGCTGTTAAAAAATATGCAGGAACAGGGGAAGACAATTATTATAGTAAGTCATGATTCATTCTTTGAAGCAATTGCAGATAATGTAATTGATTTAAATAATGATGTTAGCAGATAA
- a CDS encoding ABC transporter ATP-binding protein, which translates to MLKLKHYFKKFWAPILLCVGLLFMQSQSELALPDYMSDIVSVGIQAGGFDSAVSDVLSEETFNHLLVLLNEDDQTILEDSYQLVTSKDIDQDLLDKFSKAKGKNLYELKELDDEEMDQLEDILIKPMLLITSIDSMDPNSKEYQEQFGSLPAGMSPYDAIGMMPQDQKDKMFEKIDQQMETMGESTLKIAAGNGVKAEYEKLGCDVDQVQNSYILQTGIKMLGIALIGTACAIGCGFLASKVGSGVSRLLRSDVFKKVESFSNEEFNKFSTASLITRTTNDITQVQMVVIMFIRIVCFAPMMGIGALIKAFNNTPSMTWIIGLVLIIIFMVIIVTFIIVMPKFKIVQSLIDKLNLTMRENLSGMLVIRAFGNEEHSEQRFDKANSDLTKVNLFVNRTMVSMMPIMMFIFNIVSLLIVYYGAKQIDLGNIAIGQMMAFMQYAMQIIMSFLMIAMIAIMLPRASVAANRIYEVLSMEVKISDPKNPESFDENKKGLVEFKNVTFKYPGANEAVLENISFTAKPGETTAFIGSTGSGKSTLINLIPRFYEVTDGKIEVDGVDIRNVNQHDLRDKIGLIPQKGLLFSGTIKSNLTYGAPDAADEELEEVIKIAQAKEFIDQKEKRLDDPISQGGTNVSGGQKQRLAIARAIAKKPEIFIFDDSFSALDFKTDAKLRNELNKMIEKTRSTVLIVGQRIASIMSANQIIVLDEGKIVGKGTHDELMKNCKVYQEIAYSQLSKEELGHE; encoded by the coding sequence ATGCTGAAATTAAAACATTATTTTAAAAAGTTTTGGGCACCGATTTTACTTTGTGTTGGTTTATTATTTATGCAATCACAATCAGAGTTGGCTTTGCCTGATTATATGTCAGATATTGTATCAGTCGGTATTCAAGCAGGTGGTTTTGATAGTGCTGTAAGTGATGTATTAAGTGAAGAAACTTTTAATCATTTATTAGTTTTATTAAATGAAGATGATCAAACAATTTTAGAGGATTCTTATCAATTAGTGACTTCAAAAGATATTGATCAGGATTTATTGGATAAATTTAGTAAAGCTAAAGGAAAAAACCTTTATGAATTAAAAGAACTCGATGATGAAGAAATGGATCAATTAGAAGATATATTAATTAAACCAATGTTATTGATTACATCAATTGATAGCATGGATCCAAATTCTAAAGAATATCAAGAACAATTTGGTAGTTTACCTGCAGGGATGAGCCCATATGATGCTATTGGCATGATGCCTCAAGATCAAAAAGATAAAATGTTTGAAAAAATTGATCAACAAATGGAAACAATGGGTGAATCAACATTAAAAATTGCAGCTGGAAATGGTGTAAAAGCTGAATATGAAAAACTTGGTTGTGATGTTGATCAAGTACAAAACAGTTATATTTTACAAACTGGTATTAAAATGTTAGGAATTGCGCTTATTGGAACTGCTTGTGCCATTGGATGTGGCTTTTTAGCTAGTAAAGTTGGTTCAGGTGTTTCAAGATTATTACGTAGTGATGTGTTTAAAAAAGTTGAAAGTTTTTCTAATGAAGAATTTAATAAATTTTCAACTGCATCATTAATTACTCGTACTACTAACGATATTACGCAAGTTCAGATGGTTGTAATTATGTTTATTAGGATTGTATGTTTTGCACCAATGATGGGAATTGGGGCATTAATTAAAGCTTTTAATAATACACCATCTATGACTTGGATCATTGGATTAGTTTTAATTATTATTTTTATGGTTATTATTGTAACATTTATAATTGTAATGCCTAAATTTAAAATTGTGCAATCATTGATTGATAAATTGAATTTAACAATGAGAGAAAATTTATCAGGGATGTTAGTTATTCGAGCTTTTGGAAATGAGGAACATAGTGAACAAAGATTTGATAAAGCTAATAGTGATTTAACTAAAGTTAATTTATTTGTTAATCGTACAATGGTATCAATGATGCCAATCATGATGTTTATTTTCAATATTGTTAGTTTATTGATTGTATATTATGGAGCTAAACAAATTGATTTAGGTAATATTGCAATTGGACAAATGATGGCATTTATGCAATATGCAATGCAAATTATTATGTCATTTTTAATGATTGCAATGATTGCAATTATGTTACCCCGTGCTAGTGTAGCAGCTAATCGTATTTATGAAGTATTATCAATGGAAGTAAAAATCAGTGATCCAAAAAATCCTGAATCATTTGATGAAAATAAAAAAGGATTAGTTGAATTTAAAAATGTTACATTTAAGTATCCAGGAGCTAATGAAGCAGTATTAGAAAATATTAGCTTTACCGCTAAACCTGGTGAAACAACTGCATTTATTGGCTCAACTGGATCTGGTAAAAGTACATTAATTAATTTAATTCCCCGTTTTTATGAAGTGACTGATGGTAAAATTGAAGTTGATGGGGTTGATATTAGAAATGTTAATCAACATGATTTAAGAGATAAAATTGGTTTGATTCCTCAAAAAGGTTTATTATTTTCAGGAACAATTAAATCTAATTTAACTTATGGAGCACCTGATGCAGCTGATGAAGAATTGGAAGAAGTTATTAAAATTGCTCAAGCAAAAGAATTTATTGATCAAAAAGAAAAACGTTTAGATGATCCAATTTCTCAGGGTGGTACAAATGTTTCTGGAGGTCAAAAACAACGTTTAGCAATCGCTCGAGCTATTGCTAAAAAACCAGAAATATTTATTTTTGATGATAGTTTTTCTGCACTTGATTTTAAAACAGATGCTAAGTTAAGAAATGAATTGAATAAAATGATTGAAAAGACAAGAAGTACAGTTTTAATTGTAGGACAACGAATCGCATCAATTATGTCAGCTAATCAAATTATTGTTTTAGATGAAGGAAAGATTGTAGGTAAAGGAACGCATGATGAATTGATGAAAAACTGTAAAGTATATCAAGAAATCGCATATTCACAGTTATCAAAGGAGGAATTAGGACATGAGTAA
- a CDS encoding IS110 family transposase: MKLIGIDIGKNKHFFCIMDKDTGEVVVSPSSFPNNKEGFDSLIQKIKLYSKDSVLIGMEDTGHYHFALLKYLLDNHFAVALINPKTTDFARKMQGGITKNDKLDTITICDVLDTHERKKQYRITRVDRFDLYEQKQLTRHHHNLKEELNVYTNRLQKSIDIVFPEFNRLFKSKYGSVYMNILKTFGSADNIANTDIRTLRKCFESKGRGRRISLTPEQLKECAKISIGIPSAAEVIQIRHLISQIELVNEQIAEIDKKIEEFSVQNNSPILTIPGISHFSGTSILAELGEICNYSKPSQIIKFAGVAPYHYESSQYNAQHTAITKKGSKYLRKTLYQIILPVIRFNPVFKEYYQLKISQGKGHRCAQGHCVRKLLRIVYHLLSTNQQFNPGLLR, from the coding sequence ATGAAATTAATTGGTATTGATATCGGAAAGAACAAGCACTTCTTTTGTATTATGGATAAAGATACTGGTGAAGTTGTCGTTTCGCCATCTTCTTTTCCCAACAATAAAGAAGGGTTCGATTCTCTGATTCAAAAAATTAAACTTTATTCCAAGGACTCTGTCCTCATCGGTATGGAAGATACCGGTCATTATCACTTTGCTTTGCTGAAATACCTTTTGGACAACCATTTTGCTGTTGCTTTAATCAATCCTAAAACCACTGATTTTGCTCGTAAGATGCAGGGCGGCATTACTAAAAACGATAAACTTGATACTATAACTATCTGTGATGTCCTGGATACTCACGAACGCAAGAAGCAGTATCGTATCACCAGAGTCGATCGCTTCGATCTTTATGAACAGAAGCAGCTGACCAGACATCATCATAATCTAAAAGAAGAATTGAACGTCTATACGAATCGTCTTCAAAAATCTATCGATATCGTATTTCCTGAGTTCAATCGTCTGTTCAAGAGCAAGTACGGTTCCGTCTACATGAATATCCTTAAAACATTCGGAAGTGCTGACAATATCGCCAATACTGATATAAGAACGCTTCGCAAATGTTTTGAATCAAAAGGCAGAGGAAGACGTATATCTTTGACACCTGAGCAGCTCAAAGAATGTGCGAAAATATCAATCGGCATCCCATCAGCTGCTGAAGTGATTCAGATCAGACATCTCATCAGCCAGATCGAGCTTGTCAATGAGCAGATTGCCGAAATAGATAAAAAAATAGAAGAGTTTTCCGTCCAAAACAACTCTCCTATCCTAACCATACCAGGAATTTCACATTTTTCTGGTACCTCTATTTTAGCCGAATTAGGAGAGATATGCAACTATTCCAAACCGTCCCAAATCATTAAATTTGCAGGAGTAGCTCCTTATCATTACGAGTCAAGTCAATATAATGCACAGCATACTGCCATTACCAAGAAAGGATCTAAATACTTGCGAAAGACCTTGTACCAGATAATACTTCCTGTAATCAGGTTCAATCCTGTATTCAAAGAATATTATCAGTTGAAGATTTCTCAAGGCAAAGGCCATCGATGTGCACAAGGGCATTGTGTAAGGAAGCTGCTTAGAATCGTTTATCATCTGCTGAGTACAAATCAGCAGTTCAATCCTGGACTTCTAAGATAA